One Microplitis demolitor isolate Queensland-Clemson2020A chromosome 2, iyMicDemo2.1a, whole genome shotgun sequence DNA segment encodes these proteins:
- the LOC103571639 gene encoding uncharacterized protein LOC103571639 has protein sequence MTKYRLVLHYKTPINSFFKKYIRRILLFFVVLCVVYAIRTQIKISKLSYLKEITVSRALELITEVKTLPYSEESDDSWKVVDIKDSRIYSAYLETRSQVVLEENQNLIYNDSAWAFIRIIAIIPVDFQYIPLTCYYKYTSSQKSAKSLIFEKPFIRTQLIAYKENFNMYYSAAFILCPLPYPEEINSQGIKLPYKITVSTRSDRSANNINRDKFVGIRYPNKWYTTDINININSHQYKDKDRKTFSVCVKPFHHNFDKAIDLITFIEFYKMMGVNYLTFYRDSVSENVDKILNYYIKEKIVSVLKWKLPEIYIFQRTLRTDGIFAALNDCLYRNTFHEGVKYIVGVDIDEYIVPRIHENYMVMMEHLNSVKSDEVGGWIFRNVFYYLMYDDDLVTLPPGSPKLNLHYKTRRWKEINPVYDRSKYIVQGENVIELGNHRVWKTKRTWSIFGTRYKEVEVDPKVGTSNHYRFCETSIENCWKRESIVDKTTHRFTKELSNRVSKVLKDLNL, from the exons atgaCGAAATATCGCTTAGTATTGCACTATAAAACACcgataaattctttttttaagaaatatatcagaagaattttattattttttgtagtcTTGTGTGTTGTTTATGCAATTCGCACTCAAATA aaaatatcaaaactaTCATATTTGAAAGAGATCACGGTTTCAAGAGCATTAGAGTTAATAACAGAAGTTAAAACTCTTCCTTACTCCGAAGAATCAGACGATTCATGGAAAGTAGTAGACATAAAAGACTCGAGAATTTATTCAGCGTACTTGGAAACGAGAAGTCAAGTAGTGCTtgaagaaaatcaaaatttaatctataATGATTCTGCATGGGCTTTT ATACGCATTATTGCCATAATACCAGTTGACTTTCAATACATTCCACTCACTTGTTACTACAAATATACTAGTTCCCAAAAATCAGCCAAAAGtcttatatttgaaaaaccaTTTATTCGAACACAACTAATAGCatacaaagaaaatttcaatatgtaTTACTCAGCTGCTTTTATACTGTGTCCTTTGCCATACCcagaagaaataaattcacaAGGTATTAAATTGCCGTATAAAATAACTGTATCAACAAGATCTGATCGATCAgctaataatattaatcgtgATAAATTCGTTGGAATACGATATCCAAATAAATGGTATACcactgatataaatataaatatcaactcGCATCAGTACAAAGATAAAGATCGTAAAACATTTTCCGTATGTGTAAAACCTTTTCATCACAATTTCGACAAAGCCATTGACCTGATAACGTTTATTGAATTCTATAAAATGATGGGGGTTAattacttaacattttatcGCGATTCAGTATCTGAAAATGTCGATAAAATTCTGAATTACTatataaaggaaaaaatcGTGTCAGTACTAAAATGGAAGCTACcggaaatatatatttttcaaagaacACTAAGAACGGATGGTATTTTCGCGGCATTAAATGATTGTCTATATCGAAACACGTTCCATGAAGGTGTTAAGTATATTGTAGGTGTCGATATAGACGAGTACATCGTGCCAAGAATACATGAAAATTACATGGTGATGATGGAACACTTGAACTCGGTTAAAAGTGATGAAGTTGGAGGTTGGATCTTTAGAAATGTCTTTTACTACTTGATGTATGACGATGATTTAGTTACTCTACCACCAg GATCTCCAAAGTTGAATTTACATTACAAAACTAGAAGATGGAAAGAAATAAATCCTGTTTACGATCGTAGCAAGTACATAGTTCAAGGTGAAAATGTAATAGAACTTGGTAATCATAGAGTGTGGAAAACTAAAAGAACATGGTCAATATTTGGAACAA GGTACAAAGAAGTCGAAGTAGATCCTAAAGTAGGTACTTCAAATCACTATAGATTTTGTGAAACTTCAATTGAGAATTGTTGGAAACGAGAGAGCATTGTAGATAAAACAACTCACAGATTTACCAAAGAGCTTAGCAATAGAGTTTCTAAAGTATTAAAAGAtctaaatctataa